From a region of the Emcibacteraceae bacterium genome:
- the rmuC gene encoding DNA recombination protein RmuC — MLIDQNMMILIGMVAIVLLLVVVLFMVNRRARMDSHERQIAAENANQYIAEIMRANASLESRIQVMSENHAQAQEELKRTMHERLDAVSQRVGDSLEKTGVKTGESLEKLRERLAVIDQAQKNITDLSGQMVGLQEILSNKQARGAFGEIQLNDLVSSILPPNAYEFQATMENGKRADCLIKLPNPPGSIVVDAKFPLESYHRLHKAENEIEFKNAQRLFRADILKHVKDISDKYIINGVTAESALMFLPSEAVYAELHANYADVVEKSFRAKVWIVSPTTLMATLNTVRAILKDARMREQAGIIQKHVTTLLEDVGRLDERVESLRKHFERADKTIDQIATSSRKITSKVDVIEKIQMEDEGSIEDALEQKEPPQIKLMID; from the coding sequence GTGTTAATTGATCAGAATATGATGATATTGATAGGCATGGTAGCAATAGTCCTGCTGCTGGTGGTTGTGCTTTTTATGGTCAACAGACGCGCCAGAATGGACAGCCACGAACGCCAAATCGCCGCCGAAAATGCCAATCAGTATATTGCCGAGATTATGAGAGCGAATGCAAGTCTTGAAAGCCGAATTCAGGTTATGAGTGAAAACCATGCGCAGGCGCAGGAAGAGCTTAAAAGGACAATGCACGAGCGGCTTGATGCGGTGAGCCAGCGGGTGGGTGACAGTCTCGAAAAAACCGGTGTTAAAACAGGCGAAAGCCTTGAAAAGCTGAGAGAACGTCTGGCGGTCATTGATCAGGCACAGAAGAATATCACCGATCTTTCCGGGCAAATGGTAGGCTTGCAGGAAATATTATCTAACAAACAGGCGCGTGGTGCTTTTGGCGAAATCCAGCTTAATGATCTGGTCTCGTCAATTTTGCCGCCGAATGCTTATGAATTCCAGGCCACAATGGAAAACGGAAAAAGAGCCGATTGCCTTATCAAACTTCCCAATCCACCGGGGTCGATCGTTGTTGACGCCAAATTCCCGCTTGAAAGTTATCACAGGCTTCATAAGGCCGAAAACGAGATTGAGTTTAAAAATGCGCAGCGCCTTTTCAGGGCAGATATTTTAAAACATGTGAAGGATATTTCCGATAAATATATCATCAATGGCGTGACGGCGGAATCTGCGTTGATGTTTTTGCCGTCGGAAGCGGTTTATGCGGAGCTTCATGCAAATTATGCTGATGTGGTGGAAAAGTCATTCAGGGCAAAAGTCTGGATTGTCAGTCCGACAACATTAATGGCGACGTTAAACACTGTAAGAGCCATTCTTAAAGATGCCCGTATGCGGGAACAGGCCGGTATTATCCAGAAACATGTGACCACGCTGCTTGAAGATGTCGGGCGTCTTGATGAACGGGTTGAAAGTTTAAGAAAACATTTTGAGCGGGCCGATAAAACCATTGATCAGATTGCTACGTCTTCCCGGAAAATTACTTCCAAGGTTGATGTGATTGAAAAAATCCAGATGGAAGATGAAGGAAGCATTGAGGACGCCCTGGAGCAAAAGGAACCACCCCAGATCAAACTTATGATCGATTAA
- a CDS encoding transglycosylase SLT domain-containing protein translates to MKIKLLIATTIIAVAGCASRPPSNFADSCSILDEKGGWYSAAKKVRDKYGTPINVQLAIIRQESGFKHDAKPERNHLLWIIPWGRKSSAYGYAQVKDATWDWYREQTGNHGADRDRFADAADFIGWYSNISQRTLGISKWDAYNQYLAYHEGHGGYKRKTYLKKKWLMDVAKKVDGYSRTYAAQLAACEKDLDSGFSLWPF, encoded by the coding sequence ATGAAAATAAAGCTTCTCATAGCGACGACAATTATCGCGGTCGCAGGATGTGCATCAAGACCGCCCAGTAATTTCGCGGACAGCTGCTCCATTCTTGATGAAAAGGGCGGCTGGTATTCGGCTGCAAAAAAAGTACGTGATAAATACGGCACGCCGATCAATGTGCAGCTTGCCATCATACGTCAGGAAAGCGGTTTTAAACATGACGCCAAGCCGGAACGTAACCACCTGCTATGGATTATTCCATGGGGACGGAAATCATCGGCCTATGGGTATGCGCAGGTAAAGGATGCAACATGGGACTGGTACCGCGAGCAGACCGGCAATCACGGGGCTGACCGTGACCGGTTTGCGGATGCAGCGGACTTCATCGGCTGGTACAGCAACATCAGCCAGCGGACTTTGGGAATTTCAAAATGGGATGCCTACAACCAGTATCTTGCCTATCACGAAGGGCATGGCGGTTATAAACGGAAAACTTACTTAAAGAAAAAATGGCTGATGGATGTTGCCAAAAAAGTGGACGGTTATTCAAGGACTTATGCGGCGCAATTGGCGGCTTGTGAGAAAGATCTGGACAGCGGATTTTCGCTATGGCCGTTTTAG
- a CDS encoding amidohydrolase family protein, translated as MLKKSILTAIVLLCLPLSAQAADKWKIIHAGTLLADAREEAKKEQSIIIKNKKIVEIRDGYVSASQVKGAENAEIIDLKNQYVLPGLIDTHTHILSQQEAHGREVRVTRSSELSTLMGVEYGMRTLRAGFTTIRNVGADRNAIFALRDAINQDIVMGPRIKAAGQTLSPTGGHGDAGGFRDDIFPHPHSGVCDGVTECRKAARTQIKFGADHIKYVATGGVLSKTATGTGQQFTDEEQVAIIEAAHAMGRKVAAHAHGKAGIEAALRAGVDSIEHGSYLDEDTVDLFLEHDAYLVPTLIAGYTVERIAKERPGFFIPAVAQKALEVGPIMKNALAMAYNKGVKIAFGTDAGVNDHGTNGYELVLMHDAGMPERAVLIAATVNAADLMDLTEVTGTIAVGKEADIIAAKADPLKDIGTLMNPTFVMARGTEIDLNVERPADLFPWPEGY; from the coding sequence ATGCTCAAAAAATCAATTTTAACCGCGATAGTATTGCTGTGCCTGCCACTTTCGGCACAGGCCGCTGACAAATGGAAAATTATCCATGCCGGTACTTTGCTTGCCGATGCCCGTGAAGAGGCCAAAAAAGAACAGTCAATTATTATCAAAAATAAAAAAATTGTTGAAATCCGTGATGGTTATGTTTCTGCGTCTCAGGTAAAGGGCGCTGAAAATGCCGAAATTATTGATCTTAAGAATCAGTATGTTTTACCGGGACTGATTGACACCCATACCCACATCCTGAGCCAGCAGGAAGCCCACGGCCGTGAAGTACGGGTTACCCGTTCATCGGAACTCAGCACCCTGATGGGCGTTGAATATGGCATGCGCACATTACGGGCCGGCTTTACAACCATCCGCAATGTCGGCGCTGACCGTAATGCAATCTTTGCTCTTCGTGATGCCATTAATCAGGATATTGTCATGGGGCCACGCATAAAAGCAGCGGGGCAAACCCTTTCCCCGACTGGTGGACATGGCGATGCTGGCGGCTTTCGGGATGATATATTCCCGCATCCCCATTCCGGCGTTTGTGACGGTGTTACTGAATGCCGAAAAGCAGCACGCACCCAAATTAAATTTGGCGCCGATCATATAAAATATGTGGCGACCGGCGGCGTGTTGAGTAAAACCGCGACCGGTACCGGACAGCAGTTTACCGATGAAGAACAGGTCGCGATCATTGAGGCAGCCCATGCTATGGGCCGAAAAGTCGCCGCCCATGCCCACGGCAAAGCCGGGATTGAAGCCGCCTTGCGCGCGGGCGTCGACAGTATTGAACATGGATCCTATCTTGATGAGGACACGGTCGACTTATTCCTGGAACATGATGCCTATCTGGTACCAACCCTGATTGCGGGCTATACGGTGGAACGCATTGCAAAGGAACGTCCGGGCTTCTTTATTCCGGCGGTGGCACAAAAAGCACTTGAGGTCGGCCCGATTATGAAAAACGCCCTTGCCATGGCGTATAACAAAGGCGTCAAAATTGCTTTCGGCACTGATGCCGGGGTCAATGATCATGGCACCAATGGTTATGAATTGGTGCTGATGCATGATGCCGGTATGCCGGAGCGGGCCGTACTGATCGCCGCCACCGTCAATGCCGCCGACCTGATGGATCTGACTGAAGTCACCGGCACCATTGCTGTCGGTAAAGAGGCCGATATTATCGCCGCAAAAGCGGACCCGCTTAAAGATATCGGCACCCTGATGAACCCAACCTTCGTTATGGCGCGTGGCACGGAAATTGATCTTAATGTTGAAAGACCTGCTGACCTGTTCCCCTGGCCAGAAGGATATTAA
- a CDS encoding hydantoinase B/oxoprolinase family protein — protein sequence MNKWQFWIDRGGTFTDVVAQKPNGELKTSKLLSDNKEHYEDAALAAIRLLMGTEKNAPINTSLIESVKMGTTVATNALLERKGERTLLIITKGFKDALKIGYQARPRLFDLDVILPEQLYEKVIEVDERIGPNGEIITPLDLTDIAKEMEKILHGGISAIAIVTMHGYRYPDHEEKIADLAKKIGFKQISTSHGTSPLMKLVGRGDTSVVDAYLSPVLRRYIDRIESELGDVPLYFMQSNGGLANSGHFKGKDAILSGPAGGIVGAVKTAEQSGYKKIIGFDMGGTSTDVSHYDGDYERAYETTVAGVRMRTPIMNIHTVAAGGGSIIHYDGSRFRVGPESAGADPGPCCYRKGGPLTVTDCNLLLGYLDPEYFPATFGENADQPLDPETVKRKFNELVGRVKTGKSAEEIAEGFLNVAVENMAAAIKKISTEKGYDVRDYTLVSFGGAGGQHACKIADRLGIKRIFLHPFAGVLSAYGMGLADLRTIKEQTIEKNLSVENEAEFQEIVKELTNIAEANLKSQSIEKIEIISKFHIKYHGSDSTLEVDMADVPNMVEKFYELHKQRYGFISKDKELIIEKIHIEAFGGGGKVTTQPPAEIHRHKIARSNLFRNGKWQKATIIHRNDLSANIKELTGPAIILEDHGTNYLEQGWRAYSDPENNMIFERIEELHREKAIGTDVDPVQLEIFNNLFMSIAEQMGAVLENVAHSVNMKERLDFSCALFDSDGNLVANAPHMPVHLGSMGKSIKTVIENRNGTMKRGDVYMLNDPYNGGTHLPDITVISPWFEKENTEPAYYVATRGHHADIGGITPGSMPPMSKNIEEEGILFNDFLLVDHGSFREDELRTALKSTSYPARNPEQNIADLKGQIAANEKGLKELDRITRHYGVDTVSAYMRHVQNNAEEAVRRVIHKLKNTSFDYPLDNGAHIRLKVTVDQKSRSATLDFTGTSPELKSNFNAPLAICHAAVLYVLRCLVKDDIPLNQGCLKPVKIIVPEKSFLNPTPPCAVVAGNVETSQAIVNCLFLAFGAMAAAQGTMNNFTFGDDKIQYYETVAGGMGATARNNGASAIQTHMTNSRLTDPEVLEWRYPVILKEFKIRENSGGRGKFNGGNGVERRIEFLKDMHAAIISSSRKIAPMGLAGGSDASRGENWIQRENGDIEILDGAAETAVKKGDIFIIKSPGGGGYGQP from the coding sequence ATGAATAAATGGCAGTTTTGGATTGATCGAGGGGGCACTTTCACCGACGTAGTTGCCCAAAAACCAAATGGTGAACTGAAAACCAGCAAGCTGCTTTCAGACAATAAGGAGCATTATGAAGATGCCGCTCTAGCCGCAATCCGCCTGCTGATGGGAACGGAAAAGAATGCTCCCATAAACACATCCCTGATAGAATCCGTTAAAATGGGAACGACCGTTGCAACAAATGCGCTGTTGGAGCGAAAAGGGGAACGGACCCTGCTCATCATCACAAAAGGGTTTAAGGATGCCCTGAAAATTGGCTATCAGGCCAGACCACGGCTTTTTGATCTGGACGTTATATTACCGGAACAGCTTTATGAAAAAGTCATAGAGGTTGATGAACGGATCGGCCCCAATGGTGAGATTATTACCCCACTGGATCTGACTGACATCGCAAAGGAAATGGAAAAAATCTTGCATGGTGGCATCAGTGCAATAGCCATTGTTACCATGCATGGATACAGATATCCGGATCATGAAGAAAAAATAGCGGACCTTGCCAAAAAAATAGGTTTTAAACAAATATCAACAAGCCACGGGACAAGCCCTTTGATGAAGCTGGTTGGTCGTGGCGATACGTCTGTCGTAGATGCTTACCTAAGCCCGGTTTTGCGACGCTATATTGACCGGATTGAAAGTGAACTGGGCGATGTGCCACTTTATTTCATGCAATCAAATGGTGGGCTTGCCAATTCCGGACATTTTAAAGGAAAAGATGCTATTCTTTCCGGACCTGCCGGAGGGATCGTCGGTGCCGTTAAAACCGCCGAACAGTCCGGATATAAAAAAATTATCGGATTTGATATGGGCGGCACATCAACCGATGTCAGCCATTATGATGGCGATTATGAACGCGCCTATGAAACCACAGTTGCCGGCGTACGCATGCGGACGCCCATAATGAATATTCATACGGTGGCGGCCGGGGGCGGGTCAATCATTCACTATGACGGCAGCCGTTTTAGGGTTGGACCTGAAAGTGCTGGCGCCGATCCCGGCCCCTGTTGTTATCGTAAGGGCGGCCCACTGACAGTGACCGACTGTAATCTTCTGCTTGGCTATCTTGATCCTGAATATTTTCCGGCAACTTTTGGTGAAAATGCCGATCAGCCCTTAGATCCGGAAACCGTGAAGCGGAAATTTAATGAGTTAGTGGGCAGAGTAAAAACTGGCAAATCAGCAGAGGAAATTGCCGAAGGATTTTTAAATGTAGCTGTGGAGAATATGGCCGCTGCCATCAAAAAAATATCCACGGAAAAAGGGTATGATGTTCGCGATTATACACTCGTCAGTTTCGGTGGTGCCGGCGGGCAGCATGCCTGCAAAATTGCGGACCGGCTTGGCATTAAAAGAATTTTTCTCCACCCGTTTGCAGGCGTGTTAAGCGCATACGGCATGGGGCTCGCCGACTTAAGAACAATAAAAGAGCAAACGATTGAAAAAAATCTTAGTGTTGAGAATGAAGCAGAGTTTCAGGAAATAGTAAAAGAACTCACCAACATTGCTGAGGCTAATTTAAAATCACAATCAATTGAAAAAATTGAAATCATTTCCAAATTTCATATTAAATATCATGGAAGCGACAGCACACTTGAAGTGGATATGGCAGATGTGCCCAATATGGTTGAAAAGTTTTATGAGCTCCACAAGCAGCGCTATGGATTTATTTCAAAAGATAAAGAACTGATCATTGAGAAAATCCATATTGAAGCCTTCGGTGGTGGCGGAAAAGTCACGACACAGCCTCCTGCGGAAATTCATCGACATAAAATTGCCCGCTCAAATTTATTCCGTAACGGCAAATGGCAGAAAGCAACAATCATTCACCGTAATGACTTAAGTGCTAATATCAAGGAACTAACCGGACCCGCTATTATATTAGAGGATCATGGCACAAATTATCTTGAACAGGGCTGGCGCGCTTATAGCGATCCCGAAAATAATATGATTTTTGAGCGAATAGAAGAACTTCATAGAGAGAAGGCCATAGGCACCGATGTTGACCCGGTCCAGCTTGAAATTTTCAATAACCTCTTTATGTCAATCGCCGAACAGATGGGGGCCGTGCTTGAAAATGTCGCCCATTCAGTCAATATGAAAGAGCGGCTTGATTTTTCATGTGCGCTTTTTGACAGTGACGGTAATCTGGTCGCCAATGCTCCGCATATGCCAGTGCATCTCGGCTCCATGGGAAAAAGCATAAAAACGGTAATTGAAAACCGCAATGGCACAATGAAGCGGGGCGATGTCTATATGCTGAATGATCCCTATAATGGAGGGACGCATCTTCCGGATATCACGGTCATATCCCCATGGTTTGAAAAGGAAAACACTGAACCGGCCTATTATGTTGCCACACGCGGTCATCATGCCGATATCGGGGGAATAACGCCTGGGTCCATGCCGCCCATGTCGAAAAATATTGAAGAGGAAGGCATTTTGTTTAATGACTTTCTTTTGGTCGATCACGGTTCATTCCGGGAAGATGAGCTTCGTACTGCGCTGAAATCAACCAGTTACCCGGCCAGAAACCCGGAACAGAATATTGCCGATCTTAAAGGCCAGATTGCCGCCAATGAAAAGGGATTAAAGGAACTGGACCGCATCACCCGTCACTACGGCGTTGATACGGTAAGTGCCTATATGCGCCATGTTCAGAATAATGCCGAAGAAGCGGTCCGCCGCGTTATTCATAAATTAAAAAACACTTCGTTTGATTATCCGCTGGATAACGGCGCCCATATCCGACTTAAAGTAACGGTTGACCAGAAAAGTCGTTCGGCGACCCTTGACTTTACAGGCACAAGCCCGGAACTGAAAAGTAATTTCAATGCCCCGCTTGCCATTTGCCATGCGGCAGTGCTCTATGTTCTGCGATGCCTGGTTAAGGATGATATACCGCTTAATCAGGGGTGCTTAAAACCGGTAAAAATCATTGTCCCGGAAAAATCATTTTTAAACCCGACCCCGCCCTGTGCGGTTGTTGCCGGTAATGTCGAAACATCACAGGCCATTGTCAATTGCCTGTTTCTTGCCTTTGGCGCTATGGCAGCGGCACAGGGCACCATGAATAATTTCACATTCGGGGATGATAAAATCCAATATTATGAAACCGTTGCCGGCGGCATGGGTGCCACCGCCAGGAATAATGGTGCCAGCGCTATACAAACACACATGACCAACAGCCGACTGACTGACCCCGAAGTTCTTGAGTGGCGCTATCCGGTAATCCTCAAAGAATTTAAAATTCGCGAAAATAGCGGTGGTCGCGGTAAATTTAACGGTGGAAATGGCGTTGAACGGCGGATTGAATTTTTAAAAGATATGCATGCGGCCATCATTTCCAGCAGCCGGAAGATTGCCCCCATGGGCCTTGCCGGTGGCAGTGATGCATCGCGCGGGGAAAACTGGATACAGCGCGAAAATGGTGACATTGAAATTCTGGACGGCGCCGCTGAAACCGCCGTTAAAAAGGGTGACATATTCATTATTAAATCACCGGGGGGCGGTGGTTATGGTCAACCGTAA
- the katG gene encoding catalase/peroxidase HPI yields the protein MLRRTLPFIAIMAIGFSPVLAINFTNAAESTMSNSTEINNDYWWPDRLNLAPLRKNSPNSDPMETSFNYAEEFKTLDLEAVKKDLEELMTTSQDWWPADYGHYGPFFIRMAWHSAGTYRVSDGRGGAGGGMQRFAPLNSWPDNANLDKARRLLWPIKQKYGRKISWGDLMVLTGTVAMESMGFKTLGFAGGRVDAWEPEDVYWGPEGEWLADKRYSGDRALEKPLAAVQMGLIYVNPEGPNGNPDPIAAAKDIRDTFGRMAMNDEETVALIAGGHSFGKAHGAADPSKYVGAEPEAAGVEEQGLGWKNSYGTGNAGDTITSGLEGAWTVSPTAWSINYLDNLFSFEWVKTKSPAGATQWIPKEEFASGLVPDAFDPSKTHAPIMFTTDLSLKFDPEYRKISQRFLDNPEEFELAFAKAWFKLTHRDMGPRSRYLGSMVPAQKMIWQDPLPDVDYKMIDATDIKNLKSKILASGLSVPELVRTAWASASTFRGTDMRGGANGARVRLAPQKDWAVNQPTELTKVLTKLESIQNDYNKAQSDGKKVSLADLIVLGGSVAIEQAAKKAGQTIEVPFSPGRADAVQAQTDANSFDVLKPTADAFRNYFDKDNRLSPADMLVDKAALLTLSIPEMTVLVGGMRSMGANASQSKHGVFTDNPGTLTNDFFVNLIDMSTVWQKSSDDAGIYEGRDRSTGKLKWTATPVDLIFGSNSELRAVAEVYAFDNAQQKFLTDFVAAWTKVMNLDRFDLR from the coding sequence ATGTTAAGAAGAACCCTGCCTTTTATCGCCATTATGGCAATCGGATTTTCCCCGGTTCTGGCGATTAATTTTACAAATGCGGCGGAAAGCACGATGAGTAACAGCACGGAAATTAATAATGATTATTGGTGGCCGGATCGTTTAAATCTTGCCCCTCTGCGCAAAAACTCTCCCAATTCCGATCCAATGGAAACAAGTTTCAACTATGCCGAGGAATTTAAAACACTAGATCTTGAGGCTGTGAAAAAAGATCTGGAAGAGCTAATGACAACATCACAGGACTGGTGGCCGGCTGACTATGGTCATTATGGACCGTTTTTTATCAGGATGGCCTGGCATAGTGCCGGAACTTACCGTGTCAGCGACGGACGGGGTGGTGCTGGCGGAGGAATGCAGCGATTTGCTCCCCTTAACAGTTGGCCCGATAATGCAAATCTTGATAAAGCGCGTCGCCTGCTCTGGCCGATCAAGCAAAAATATGGCCGTAAAATTTCATGGGGTGACCTCATGGTGCTTACCGGAACTGTGGCCATGGAATCAATGGGATTTAAAACCCTTGGTTTTGCCGGTGGCCGTGTGGATGCGTGGGAACCCGAAGACGTTTACTGGGGTCCTGAAGGGGAGTGGCTTGCCGATAAACGTTATAGCGGTGACCGCGCTCTTGAAAAACCACTTGCTGCCGTTCAGATGGGGCTGATTTATGTTAATCCTGAAGGACCAAACGGTAACCCCGACCCAATCGCCGCTGCAAAAGATATTCGTGATACATTTGGCCGGATGGCAATGAATGACGAAGAGACAGTCGCCCTTATTGCTGGCGGCCATTCATTCGGAAAAGCCCACGGTGCGGCCGACCCTTCCAAATATGTTGGTGCAGAGCCAGAAGCCGCAGGCGTTGAGGAACAGGGACTGGGATGGAAAAACAGCTATGGAACCGGTAATGCCGGTGATACCATAACCAGTGGGCTGGAAGGGGCCTGGACGGTTTCCCCGACAGCCTGGTCAATTAATTATCTTGATAATCTGTTTTCATTCGAATGGGTAAAAACCAAAAGCCCGGCCGGTGCGACACAATGGATTCCAAAAGAGGAATTTGCTTCAGGACTGGTGCCCGATGCTTTTGATCCATCAAAAACCCATGCCCCGATCATGTTTACGACAGACTTATCGCTGAAATTTGACCCTGAGTACCGGAAAATATCACAACGTTTTCTTGATAATCCGGAAGAATTCGAACTTGCCTTTGCCAAAGCATGGTTCAAACTGACCCACCGCGACATGGGTCCGCGTTCCCGTTATCTGGGCTCGATGGTCCCTGCCCAAAAAATGATCTGGCAGGACCCGTTACCCGATGTTGATTATAAAATGATCGATGCTACAGACATTAAAAATCTGAAATCTAAAATTCTGGCTTCCGGGCTATCAGTCCCTGAACTGGTCAGAACCGCCTGGGCTTCTGCCTCCACATTCCGTGGAACCGACATGCGTGGCGGTGCAAATGGTGCCCGCGTACGTCTTGCTCCGCAAAAGGACTGGGCCGTTAATCAGCCAACGGAACTGACAAAAGTACTAACCAAACTTGAAAGCATTCAAAATGATTATAATAAAGCACAATCAGATGGTAAAAAGGTTTCTCTCGCTGATCTGATTGTTCTTGGTGGCTCTGTTGCTATCGAACAGGCTGCCAAAAAAGCAGGGCAGACAATTGAAGTGCCCTTCTCACCGGGTCGTGCTGATGCGGTACAAGCTCAAACCGATGCGAATTCTTTTGACGTTCTTAAACCGACCGCGGATGCCTTCCGTAATTATTTTGATAAAGATAACAGACTGTCTCCGGCTGACATGCTTGTTGACAAAGCCGCTCTGCTGACGCTTTCAATTCCTGAAATGACTGTATTGGTTGGGGGCATGCGCTCAATGGGGGCCAATGCCAGTCAATCAAAACATGGTGTGTTCACGGATAATCCGGGAACCCTGACCAATGACTTTTTTGTCAATCTGATTGATATGTCAACTGTCTGGCAAAAATCTTCCGATGATGCAGGAATTTATGAAGGACGGGACCGCAGCACAGGAAAACTCAAATGGACAGCAACGCCGGTTGATCTGATCTTTGGATCAAATTCTGAACTACGCGCCGTTGCGGAGGTTTACGCCTTTGATAACGCACAGCAAAAATTCCTGACTGACTTTGTCGCCGCCTGGACCAAGGTTATGAATCTTGATCGATTTGATCTGCGTTAA
- a CDS encoding TerB family tellurite resistance protein — protein sequence MSIWSTVLGGAAGFALGGPIGALLGGAAAHYASKASRRQLGNTAQEAVFAAGFIALCAKMAKADGVVTRDEINVFKRAFHVPPKDAKKVGWFFDMAKKEVAGYDAYASQLYRQFHNQPAVLEQIIDLLFHIAMANGVMHPAEMDYLLDVARIFHIKEKDFARIRERHLGPDQSDPYKVLGLNQDATEREIKSAYRKLIKENHPDLLMAQGVPKELIDVANEKLAAINNAYDKISKLRGMK from the coding sequence ATGTCCATTTGGAGTACAGTCTTAGGTGGTGCAGCAGGTTTTGCCCTTGGAGGCCCGATCGGGGCTTTATTGGGTGGTGCAGCAGCACATTACGCCAGTAAGGCATCCCGAAGACAGTTAGGAAATACAGCGCAAGAGGCAGTCTTTGCAGCCGGATTTATCGCTCTTTGTGCAAAAATGGCGAAGGCGGATGGTGTTGTCACCCGCGATGAAATAAATGTTTTTAAAAGAGCTTTTCATGTTCCGCCAAAAGACGCCAAAAAAGTTGGCTGGTTTTTTGATATGGCAAAAAAAGAGGTGGCAGGTTATGATGCTTACGCCTCACAGCTTTATCGCCAGTTTCATAATCAGCCAGCAGTTCTGGAACAAATTATAGATCTGCTTTTTCATATTGCCATGGCCAATGGGGTCATGCATCCGGCGGAAATGGACTACCTGCTCGACGTCGCAAGAATATTCCATATTAAAGAAAAAGATTTTGCCAGAATAAGGGAAAGGCATTTGGGGCCTGATCAAAGTGATCCCTATAAAGTTTTGGGGCTTAACCAGGATGCTACAGAAAGAGAGATTAAATCGGCTTACCGGAAGCTGATAAAGGAAAATCATCCCGATCTTCTGATGGCTCAGGGGGTGCCTAAGGAATTGATTGATGTGGCAAATGAAAAATTGGCTGCGATCAATAATGCCTATGATAAAATTTCTAAACTTCGGGGAATGAAGTAG
- a CDS encoding EamA family transporter: MPIRHVLFALFVCFIWGVNFTVMKVGLLRLDPYLFGFLRFSIVLILLLPWLKIVPGEMMKLFLLGNLIGGLQFALIFLGMDMTDHVSAMSVVVQMNIPITLIMAHFFLGERMSYWRSFGVIISFLGVVIITLEPEILDEGIVVFIILTATALYSTGVILMRRITKIPVFQTQAWISFYSVPVFIFMTLIFEENQLSQIISLDYIGILMVLYTSILSTIVGYGGVNYLLRQYPVTLISPFMVSVPVFATIGSVIFLKEEVTPKFILGAVVTLSGLGIIHYRDWLLKRRSKVIANEGS, from the coding sequence ATGCCGATAAGACACGTGTTATTTGCGCTTTTTGTCTGTTTTATCTGGGGGGTAAATTTCACTGTGATGAAAGTCGGCCTCCTCAGACTTGATCCTTATTTATTCGGATTTCTCCGCTTCTCAATTGTTTTAATCCTTTTGCTGCCCTGGCTGAAAATTGTTCCGGGTGAAATGATGAAACTGTTCTTACTGGGAAATTTAATCGGTGGATTACAGTTTGCACTAATTTTTCTTGGTATGGATATGACTGACCATGTTTCGGCAATGTCTGTCGTTGTACAAATGAACATCCCGATAACTTTAATCATGGCTCACTTCTTTCTTGGGGAGCGAATGAGTTATTGGCGTAGTTTCGGCGTCATAATTTCATTTCTTGGCGTGGTCATTATTACTTTAGAACCTGAAATTCTTGATGAAGGTATTGTCGTATTTATCATTCTTACCGCAACAGCCCTTTATTCAACGGGTGTTATTCTGATGCGAAGAATTACCAAAATTCCTGTTTTTCAAACTCAGGCGTGGATATCTTTTTACAGCGTTCCGGTATTCATATTCATGACACTGATTTTTGAAGAAAATCAGTTATCACAAATTATAAGCCTCGATTATATTGGTATTTTAATGGTTCTTTATACCTCTATCCTATCAACGATAGTAGGGTATGGCGGTGTAAATTATTTATTGAGGCAATATCCTGTTACTTTGATCTCACCTTTTATGGTCAGTGTTCCGGTATTTGCCACAATTGGGTCGGTTATTTTTTTGAAAGAGGAAGTCACACCAAAATTTATACTTGGAGCAGTTGTGACTTTAAGCGGTCTTGGTATAATCCATTATCGGGACTGGCTCTTAAAAAGACGTTCAAAGGTAATTGCAAATGAAGGAAGTTAA